tcaccgtttgaccaattagaaagtcagtcagtgtgtcacatccaggttgccagttacgcaccaccaccttcgtcgagctactgccactggtaaagttactaaacatgtcagaccttagtaaatctaaaaggcgttgttacgattctcaactcattcatgacaaagccaggaacaaaacgaagatttttatcggggatgcctttgaaagatggagacgattgaaggcggagaagattttttcatctgacgccaaatttGCTAATtacctccttgataggtaagtcaggcatttacgttttcttattacttttaataaatggaaattgacattttgtatgtaaactatattgtccaatacagtctatgaccttgtctaacaaagctagtatgttcgagcaacgaatgcttaggagcgaagcagcatcacactagtgtagcttagcatgctaatgggggaaatatatgcccgttagcctgtatgtcgatgtattTCGACAAATGTGTCAGCATAGTGCCTATTTCCTTGTCAATATGCTGATACattgaggaaatgggttccaacattaccACGGCAAATTGCGGTTTCTGgcactgtatgtgcatcaggcacatatggggtggtatttgcttggcacaatataatgcattacatctacatgtaattatttttgtactttgtgtattgacatggtagtaggctatatgatttatgcgtaacgtgttTTTatcgtaacgtgggttggctcatagaatcgcactctgcactgaaagatggtgatgtgcgtacatagAAGAGAaggcagtgcgtcaggttggatgcaacatggagttatgtgGAACAAAATGTGGCGGTCATTTTACTGTTGGCTTtgacttgccatcaaagtaggcctatacgatatataatataatgttatatataattattttgatgatgttccgtgcggtcaaactagacattttagcagggtaatgccaacaacctgtcccgactcccgacgaaAACATTTCTGCGTAACTTTActaatacatttggctaatcgacatcagtaaaatgtggcataattacttagtaaaccatcttgcaagaagcataaacaagagaaacctacagcgtaggactcgtcgattgccatttgaagtaccttggagtaggattcggctgcgtatctggcaacctcagtcatggagagtgggaggggactacagaattttgaccgtgattgcagtaccatttctggccacattactacacatGGCACCTTTAACAGTCATAGCCATAAATGCAACGGTAATAATAATTGACATGAATActaagaacatccatagacaattGGGGTAATAATTAACTTCAGTGGGGGCCAAGAATTCTCATTTCGATGCATCCCaattttaaacatattttcaTTTTGCTTTAGACATTAGTTAGAAAGCTTGAATAATTACATTTTCTCTATTTTTCTCAAGCTGCGTCACCTGTCCCTCATCACACAGTGAAAATAAGTGTAGGTATAAGAAGGTCAATATCTAGAAAGTGtttccaactctctcgtttgaatcacacattaagagtgttactaaaacggccttctttcatctccgtaatatcgctaaaattcgttctattttatccactagcgacgctgagatcattattcatgcgttcgttacgtctcgtctcgactactgtaacgtattgttttcgggtctccctatgtctagcattaaaaaattacagttggtacaaaatgcggctgctagacttttgacaagaacaagaaagtttgatcatattacgcctatactggctcacctgcactggcttcctgtgcacttaagatgtgattttaaggttttactacttacgtataaaatactacacggtctagctccgtcctatcttgtcgattgcattgtaccatatgtcccggcaagaaatctgcgttcaaagaactccggcttattagtgattcccagagcccaaaaaagtctgcgggctatagagcgttttctattggggctccagtactatggaatgccctcccggtaacaattagagatgctacctcagtagaagcatttaagtcccatcttaaaactcatttgtatactctagcctttaaatagcccccctgttagaccagttgatctgccgtttcttttctcctctgctccccttttccttgaggggggggggcacaggtccggtggccatggatgaagtgctggctgtccagagtcgggacccggggtggaccgctcgcctgtgcatcggctgggaacatctctacgctgctgacccgtctccgctcgggatggtgtcctgctggccccactatggactggactcttactattatgttggatccactatggactggactctcacaatattatgtcagacccactcgacatccattgctttcggtctcccctagagggggggggggggggttacccacatatgcggtcctctccaaggtttctcatagtcattcacatcgacgtcccactggggtgagtttttccttgcccgtatgtgggctttgtaccgaggatgtcgttgtggcttgtgcagccctttgagacacttgtgatttagggctatataaataaagattgattgattgattgattgattgattatcgaTAAGTAAACACACCCTTATATCCATTTTTAacgtttgtccctctcgggggcgggggagggagggggggggggtgctggtgcctatcctatcctatcccagctgcattagcagggccaacacagatagacagacattcaGATACTAGGACAAAATTAACTAACCCCTGTGTAGTGTTTACTTAATAACTACATGTAAGTTTTCAGTCCCACCAATAAAGGTGAAAAAGGGAACCTTCACCTGGCAAGGACAACCCGCTGTGCTGATACAATGCTAATGATTAGCATGAAAAGCTAACAGACACAAGGGTTTCATAACAcctcattttgtcaaaattaaccAACCTTCTGAAATCGTTTCTGTCTGCAGCAAAGCGACACGccgaagtgatccaatccaccacGCTTGACGGGCTGGGCGGACTCTTTTTGACCGTGGCTCCGCTCATGATGCTAACGGACAGCCGGTGAGACGCAGCAAGAAGCAGCAAGGTGGAGCAAACCGGATGGGGCGCCGTGCTAGCCGACTACGGCGAGCGAGAAAGCACAAAACTAAGGACGTAATTACCCAACACAGACAGAGCTAGTGATGGCTGCCACTCGTTACCGCCGCTTCCTAAAGTTGTGCGAGGAATGGCCTCTGGACGAGACCAAGAAAGGCCGAGATTTAGGAACGTTTCTGCGGCAGCGAGTAGCAGCCGCCTTTCGAGAGGGTGAAAACACGCAGGTAATGatttggacagcgtcttctttgCACTGAGCTAACTTACAGACAGTCAGGCTAGCCTGTGGTCGACCTTGCTCAACCTTATCCTGATTGGAATTACATGGAGcttgacttatttttaaatgttctatAACGTGATAAAAAATATTAACATGAGTTTGTGTTTGTCCTCTTTCCAGATCTCAGATACAGAAAAGTGTGACCTAATGTATGAAAGCCTGGCAAGAATGAATACAAACACATACCGACAAAGAGTAAGTATAATATCAAGCCTATGATTATTAAACAGTATTtttaatacacacatgtatatatgtatatatatatatatatatatatatacatatacacatatatatatatatatatatatatatgtgtgtatatgtatatatatatatgtatatatgtgtatatatatatgtatatatatgtgtgtgtatatatattcatatgtatatgtgtatatgtatatatttgtatgtatatatgtgtatgtatatatatatttatatatatatatatgtaaatatgtgtgtatatatatatatgtgtgtgtatgtatatatatatatttatatatatatatgtaaatatgtgtgtgtatatatatatatatatatatatgtatgtgtatatatatatatatatatgtgtgtatatatatatatatatatgtgtgtgtgtatatatatatatatatatatatgtatatatatatatgtgtgtgtgtatatatatatatatatatatttgtaacgtGCAGTTCAGTTTCTAATGTTTTTATTACCTAGTCAGTGAATTAATATTgtaaaagcaggggtgtccaaagtgtggcccattTAAAAAGTACcattctaaaaaataaaacattgaattaaAGAGCTAACAGGTGTGATGTAACGAGAAAATAATGCTATACTGACTCTAATAATATAATGcaggcaggttttttttttaactttaaaactgtcattgctaaaaattaataacttataatcgacggatagttctgaagttgatcttgacatttaaacgttgaaagtaaaaataatatatatgtgacttatttttaatacttatGAGTGGGGGCTTGTTAAATCCctgagaccttttttttttttaaactgtcattgttcacaaaataatattgaatcaaaatcagtgttgttgaattatttaactataaaggctccaaatacttcacgTCAAAAATTCCATTTTGTAAAACGTTTTGGGAAAAATGttgcttattttgtgtgtttgccatttaaaaacgttttgttttttgttttgtttctaaaAAGGAGCACAAAacgtaaaacaaaaaaaccctttattgcaacggatagatctgaagttaatctatagatatttaagtgttaaagtaagaaaaatattaatatattactAATTTTTACCACTTTAATGACTAAGACTGTTTCAGGTCCCTGGGAtcgctctttttttttctttcttttcttttaacatgtcctctccagccactcaggcaaatcatattgttgatgtagatgcccatatctgctgtacattttaactttacaaaagagaagtgtgggattagGTTTGGttaatatcagcacttcagtcatcaacaattgcatcatcagagaaatggacattgaaacag
The DNA window shown above is from Nerophis lumbriciformis linkage group LG38, RoL_Nlum_v2.1, whole genome shotgun sequence and carries:
- the tomm6 gene encoding mitochondrial import receptor subunit TOM6 homolog; this translates as MSGATVKKSPPSPSSVVDWITSACRFAADRNDFRRNLLVNLGLFAAGVWVARNLSDFDLMAPQPVT
- the uqcc2 gene encoding ubiquinol-cytochrome-c reductase complex assembly factor 2, giving the protein MAATRYRRFLKLCEEWPLDETKKGRDLGTFLRQRVAAAFREGENTQISDTEKCDLMYESLARMNTNTYRQRFPRVKDTSFTGVTVEECKLLLSGSVQQTEDEKKSLWKTLTERFSSKSDEGPEKAPEK